From the genome of Natrinema marinum:
GAAGAAGCGCGTCTGGGCGTGCTCGTCGAGCCCGCGCATGTAGCCCGTCGCGTAGAATGACGTGAAGATCCAGAGGAAGCTCGCGAGCAAGGCGAAGAAGATCCCCAGCGGATCGGCTCGCAGGGCGAAGTCGATCCCCGCGAGGAACTGGATCCCCGTCGAGTCGGCGAGGCTCCACCGGAAGACGGTGCCCGACATGACCGCGGGGAGCATGCTAACGACGATCCCGAACTTCGCGAGGGCGGCCAGCACGGACCAGCCTTCGCGCAGGTTCGGGCGGCGATGCGACGCGATAATCAGGACGATCGCGACCGCCGAGACGAGAACGGCGGCCAGCGGGCGAATGTCTGCGACCATCAGTTAAACACCTCCGTCAGGAACGGCTCGAGTAGGTCGGCGATCGCGCCCCCGGCGAAACCGAGTGCGACGGCACAGAGCGCGGCGATCACGACGACCGCGACCATGCCGACCGAGACGGCGTCGGCCGCCCCCTCGCCGCGGATCGCGCCATCGGCGTCGGTCGTTCCGCCGTCGGTCGCGGCGGCTCCCGGCCGGGGGGTCTCGACCGCCGGCGGCGTGAAGTACATCTTCTCGAGCAGACGGGCGGCGTAGGCGAGGGTGAGCATGGTACTGAGGAAGATCACGGCGGCGACGGGCCACAGTTCGGACTGGACGGCACCCAGCGCGATGTACCACTTGCCGACGAAGCCGACGCCCGGCGGGACGCCGACCAGCGAGAGCAAGAGGACGGCCATCGCGCCGGCGACGACCGGCCGGTGCTTCGCGAGGCCGGCGTACTCGTCGACGGTTCGCGCGCCGTAACTCGTCGCGACGAGCGCGGCCGACAGGAAGAGGCCGGCTTTCAGCAGGCCGTGGCCGAGCAGGTGGATCGCGGCGCCGACGAACGCCGTCTCGGAGCCGCCGGCGATGACGACCCCGTAGGCGGCGATGACGAGGCCGAACTGCGAGACCGACGAGTAGGCGAGCATCCGCTTGACGCTGGTCTGGATCACCGCCAGAACGGTGCCCGCGAGGACGCTCACGCAGCCGACGACGAGAACGATCGCGGCCGCGTTTTGAGTTCCGGCCAGATAGTCCACGCCGAAGACGGTCACGATCAGCCGGCCGAAGGCGTAGGCGGAGGCCGTCGAGACGAGCGCGGCGATCAGCGGCGTCACGCCGTCGGGGGCCTGCTGGTAGGCGCTGGGCTGCCACGTGTGCAGGGGCCACTGGGCGACCTTGACTGCGAAGCCGACGACGATGAATCCGAAGCCGGTCCGGATCAGGAGCGGGCGCTCCGCCGCTGGAATCTGTGCGGCGAGCTCGAGCATGTTGAGCGTCCCCGTCGCCATCAGCAGGAAGGCGACGCCGATCAGGTACATCGACGCGGCGACGGTTCCCAGGATCAGGTACTGCAGGGCGGCGACCGCCGATTCCGGGCCGTCGCCGCTGGCGACCAGCGCGTAGGTCGCGATGCTCGTGATCTCGAGGAAGACGAAGAGGTTGAACACGTCGCCGGTCATGGTGATCCCGAGCAGGCCGCCGACCAGCAGCAGGTAGGCGGTGTAGAACGTGTTCCCGCGGGGACCGCCCCGACGCGTGTACACGAGGACGCCGGCGGCGACGGCCGTCACGAGCAGGGCGATCAGGACCGAGAACTCGTCGGCGACGAGCTGGATGCCGTACGTTTGCGGGTAACCGCCCAGTTCGTGGGTCACTACCCCGTCGGTATAGACCACGGTCGCGAGGGCGACGACGGCGGCGAACAGGCCGGTCGTCGTGAGCGCGGCGACGGACCAGCCGGCCCGGTCGTAGCGCAGCCCCAGCGCGATGGGGAGCGTGGCCGCGAGCAACGGGGCGACGATCAGCAACGGCGGGAGCAGGTCGACGCTACTCATCGGCGCGCACCTCCCTCAGGGTGTCTTCGCGGAGGGTCCCGTACTCCGCGTAGATGCGGATGATCAGGGCCAGTCCGACCGCCGTCAGCGCGATGCCGACGACGATGGCGGTCAGGACGATGACCTGCGGCAGCGGGCTCGCGACGAGGAGGTCGCCAGGGTTTTTCTCGGCGGGAACGACCGGTGCCGAGCCGCCCTCGACGTAGGCCATCGCGATGAAAAACAGGAAGATGGCCGTCTGGAAGAGGTTCACGCCGATCAGTTTCTTCACGAGGTTCTCGCTCGCGATCACCATGTAGATCCCGATGCCGAGCACGACGAACACCAGCGCGTAGAGGTAGTAACTCGAGAGGAACTCAATCATCGTCGCTCACCTCCCGGTCGTCGGCCCTGCTGGTGCCGCCGGTTCCGCTCGGTCGTTCGGGCTCGAACCCCGCCGCCATTGAGAAGAACAGGCCGATCATGGTCCCGGAGACGATCAGCGCGATGCCGAGGATCTCGACGGCCTCGAGCCCCCACTTGGGCTTGATGTGGAAGACCGCCTTGAGCCGATAGAACTCGAGGAACTCCCCGCCCAGCGCGATCATCGCGAGGCCGATCGCGCCGAAGATGACGACACCGCCGGTGACGAGACCCACGAGCAGGGAGTTGCGCAGCCACTGACGGGTCGGCTCGATCCCGAAGGCGAAGGCGAGCATGAGGATCGTGACGCCGACGATAGCGCCGCCCTGGAAGCCGCCGCCGGGCGCGTCGCCCCCGTGGAAGGTCATGAACAGCCCGTAGGTGAGCGTAAACGGTGCGATGATCTTCACGGCGGTCATGATCACCTGGCTTTCGGTGTACGTATCATCGATGGAGTCGGGCATTCAGGCGAACACCTCGCGTTTCAGGACGAGCAGCGTGGAGACGCCGGCGGCGAAGACGACGACCGCCTCACCGAAGGTATCGAAGCCACGATAGGCGGCGAGAACGGCCGTCACGGCGTTCTGGACGCCCGTTTGCTCGTAGGTCGCGCGGATGTAGTGTTGGGTCACGTCGGGGTCCGACCAGACCGGCGTCTCCGTGAGACCAACAGCGTACATTTCGGGCAGGACGACGGTACAGAGCAGGAGGACGAACGCGCCGACGGCGACGACTCCCGGAACGTGAATCCGCTCTCTGAGGTCATCGGTCGAGGGACGCGCTGTCCGTGCGATCGTCAACAGCAACAAGAGCGTCGTGACGCCGGCCCCGATCGCGGCCTCGGTCATCGCCACGTCGGGTGCCAGCAGGAACGTGTAGAGGATCGCCATGCCGAGGCTGTAGGCACCGAAAACGATGATGACCGACAGCACGTCCCGGAACAGCGCGGTCGCGACCGCGGTCGCGAGGACGAACAGCGCGAGCGCGTACGCGAAGGCACTCACTGTGGTTCACCTCCCGTTCCCGCGTCGCGGTCCGTCGGCTCCCCACCCCGCCCCGACGATTCCGGATCGGGCTCGGGCTCTAAGTCGCGCGCGGATTCGCTCCCGTCGTCGGCGAGCTGTGGCTCGACGCCCGTTTCGGCCGCCGAGCGCGCGATCGCGTGGGCCGCCGTCGGGTTCGTGATGAAGACGAAAAACAGCAGTAAGACGGTGTAGACCGTCGCGTGCTGCCAGCCCAGCGCAACCGCGACGCCGGCGAGGGTTAGCCCGGCGCCGAGGGTGTCCGCCTGTGAGGCGGTATGTGTGCGCGCGTAAACGTCGGGAAGCCGGATCACGCCGACCGCCGCGATGAACGTGAAGAACACGCCGAGGGCGACGAGGGCGACGGCCACCCAGAAGCGAAGCGCGTCGATCACAGCACGCCACCCCGCTCGACGGTGAACTTCGAGATCGCGATCGACATCAGGAAGTTCAACAGGGCGTAGATCAGGGCGACATCGAGGAACCACGGCTCGTCGAGCGCCACGGCCAGCAGCGCGAGGACGACGACCGTGTTCGTCCCGAGGACGTTGACCGCCAGCAGCCGGTCCTGGGTCGTCGGCCCGACGACGGCGCGGTACAGTAACACGATCGCGAGGACGACGAACGCCGCGGCCGCGGCGAGGAAGACGTCCGCGAGCGGCGGCGTCACAGCTCCTCACCCCCGACGACCTCGGCCTCGTCGCGCTCCTCGGGCGAGGGGATCGCCGCCGATTCCCGACCGTAGAAGACGAAGCGGATGCCGCGCTCGAGGCCGCCGTCGAACAGGTCCTCCTGAGCGGCCGGGATCAGCGTGTGGACCAGCAGCTCCTGATTGTCGGCCCGGACCGTCAGGGTTCCCGGGGTGAGCGTGATGCTGTTTGCCAGCGCGGTCAGCGGCAGGCCGCTCCGGACGCGAGCGTTGACCCGCGTCAGCGTGGGTTCGATCGGCATTGACGGCCGCAACACCGCGGCCGAGACCGCGATGTTGGCTTTCAGGATCTCCCAGAGCAGATACGGGATGTAGAGGACGAATCGTACGGTCCGTATCGGCGACTGGACGCGGTCCAGCGGCACCGAGAACGTCACCTGCGCGAGCGAGACGGAGACGATGGCGGCGACGGCCGCACCGGTGACGAGATCGAACCAGTAGGTCGGATCGCCCAAGACGAGATAGAAGCCATAGGAGATCCAAAACGTCGCGAACAGTCGGTCGAAGTCCTCCGTCCCGCCGACGAGCCGGCCGCGACGGGCCGGTCGATCGACCGGTGCCTCGTCGTAGGCCAGCCCGATGCGCTCGAGTTCGCGCTCGAGGGGCTGGAGCAACTGGGCGGAGACGCCGGGCTGGTACTCGGGATCGATGATCACGCGGTCGATCCCGTGATCGTCCGCGTAGGCGTCGAAGATCTCGGCGTAGTCCCGCGGACCGAAGAGGTACTCGTCGGCGCCGAGCGTCGCCGTCTCAATCGTGACGTCGGCATCGCTGGCGTCCTCTTCGGCCCAATTCCGTGCCCGCGAGAGCAGGTCGTCCGCGTCTTCGCGGTGGCGCGCGCTCTCGGGCACGTCGGCGTCGTAGGGGAGCGCGACGACGAGGTGGCACTCGAGGGAGTCGGCGCGCTCGAGGCCCGATCGGACGGCGTGGCCGACCGTCTGCCGAACGGTCACCGTGTCCGACAGCGGGACGAGCAGGCGTTCAACCGCCACGGCGTCTCCCTCCGGGTGACCGTTGGTGGATGTACATGACTCTCGTTGATAGTCGAGTGAAACGGTAGCCGTAGGAAAACGATTTCGTTATCCGCCAGCAGTCACGCATTCCGACGGATTCTGCCGGGATATTTGTGACATTTACGTTCCGTTTTCGTCGCCTGTTCGACGAGAGCGGAGTTCGCCGACGGCGTCGATCGACCGGTAGTTTTACAACCCGAGTTTCAGTAGAGAAAGCTGACTTGCATGACCACGACTGATACCGTTCACGATCGAATCGGAACCGCACGCGACGACCTCACGACGGGCCAGTTGCTGGCCGTCTTCGCTTTCGCCGCGGCGCTTTCATTCACGCTACTGTTCTTGCAGGAACCGCTGGCCCACGACGCCATGCACAACTTCCGGCACGCGGCCGGCGTCGCCTGTCACTGATGGTCGTCGACTACCTCGAGCGGGGCGTCCTCGCCGGATCGATCGCGGGGCTGGCCTACGGAGCCTACATGGCGCTCGTCGCGAACCCGCTGATCGGCTATATGGAGGGGGTCGCAGAGGGCGGTGTCGGCGACCACGCACACGAGCACGCCCACGCCGCCGTCGACGGAGGCCCCGTCGTGACCGAGGCGACGACCGCCGCGGTCAGCGTCGGCGGCGGCGTCCTCTGGGGCATCCTGCTCGGCGGCGTCTTCGCGCTCGCGTTCTACTTCCTCGAGCCGGCACTGCCCGGCCGCGGGAAGGCGAAGGCTTACGTGCTGGCCGGCGCGGGCTTTTTCACCGTCTCAGTTGCGCCGTGGCTCGTTCTCCCGCCGACGACGCCGGGGGCCGAGCAGGCGTATACCCCGACGCTGCGGATCGCGATCTACGTCGGGATGATGGCCGTCGGCGCGGTCGTCGCCGCGGCGTCGATCTACGGCTACGACCGCGTCTCGGCCCGGAGTCGCCCGCTCGGAGCCGTTGCGGCCGCGGTTCCGATCGTCGCGCTCGCGGCCCTCACCGCGCTCGGGGCGCCGACGATCGTCGCGGCCGGCGCGGTGCCGGCCGACCTCGCAACGGCCTTCCGGGGTCTGACCGTCCTGAGTCAGGGTGCGCTCTGGGCGCTCGTCGCCGGCTGCTTCGGCTGGTTCCAGACGCAAGCCGGCGTTCGATCGGCCGCCGAACGGCGCGACGAACTGCTGACCAGTCCATGAGAGAGCGGACCGAACAGCACCGCGAGCGCCTCGAGGCCCACGTCTTCGTCTGTACCAACGACCGCGACTCCGAGTACGCGAGTTGCGGCGCGGCGGGTGCAGAGGAGACCGTCGCGGCGGTCAAAGACTGGCTGCGCGAGCGGGACGCCTTCTGGACGGCGGTCTCCGTCGGCACGACTTCGTGTCTGGGGCTGTGTAGCGAGGACGGCACCGCGGTCACGATCCAGCCGCGAAACACCTGGTACTCCGATGTAACACCGGCCGACGTGCCTGACCTGCTCGCCGCGGAGTTCGGTCCGAACGCGGAGCGGGTCCGGGCCGGCGACTGAGCCCGCCGGCGCACAACCGTTTTGACGCTGGTCTCCGATACCACGCGTAGTACCGATGCTCACGTGGCCAGACGAGACCATCTACGAGGGAATCGCGGCGGTCGCGGCGACCGACCCGGACCGGCGGGCCGTCGTCTTCGAGGGAACGACGTGGACCTACGACGATCTGCTCGCCGAAACGCGGGCACTCGCCCGCGGACTCGCCGATCTCGGCGTCTCCGAGGGCGACGTGATCGCGGTCTGGCTCGGTAACCGTCCCGAGTGGATCGCCTGCCAACTCGCGGCCTCCGCTCTCGGCGCAGCGATGGTCGCCGTCAACACCCGCTACCGGACCCACGAACTCGAGTACATGCTCGAAGACTCCGGCGCGAGCGTCCTCGTTACCGAGGACGAACTGCTCGACCGGGACTACCACGAGATGCTCGCGACCGCGGTCCCCGAGGTCGCGGCGCAGTCGCCAGACGCGTTCGACCCCGACTCGATCCCCTCGCTCGAGGCGGTCGTGAGCCTCGAGCCCTCCGACGAACTGTCGGCGCTACGGACCTACGACGACGTATGCGAGACGGGGCGAGCGCGAGACCGGGGAGAACTCGAGCCCGCGACCGACTCGGAGGCCCCGGTGGCGATCTTCTACACCAGCGGCACGACGAGCGATCCGAAGGGGTGTCTGCAGTCGAGTCGGTCGCTGCTGAACCACTCGGCGCACGTCGCCGATCACCTTGGCGTGACCGACGAGGACGTGGCCGTCGCGACGCTGCCGTTCTGCGGCATCTGGGGCTACAATACCCTCTTCAGCGTCCTCGCGACGGGCGCAACGCTCGTGACGCAGACGCACTTCGATCCCGGCGAGACGATCCGGCTGGTCGACGACCACGACGCGACCTACCTCACCGGATTGGGCGTGATGTTCGAGCGGGTGCTCGAGCACGAGACCTTCGATCCGTCGCGCGTCGAGACGGTCGAGACGGGCGTCGTCGGCTTCATCAGCAAGGGGTTCGACGCGGCCCTGTTCGAGCGCATCGAATCGACGGTCGGCTTTCCGGTGGTCCAGCCCTACGGGCTCTCGGAGGCCAACAGCCAGATCTTCGTCGGCGATCCCGACGACCCCGCAGCGCGGCGCAAGCGTGTCGGCGGGCCGCCGATCCACCCGGACATCGAGGCGAAGATCGTCGACCCCGAGAGCCGCGAGGCGCTGCCGGCCGGCGAGGAGGGCGAACTCGCAATCCGGGGCTATCTGCTCGCCGATGGCTACCTCGGCAAGCCAGCGGCGACCGCGGCGGCCTTCGACGAGTCGGGGTGGTTCTACACCGGCGACCTCGCCGAGATGGACGAGGACGGCTACGTCTACTACCGCTCGCGGCTCGACGACGCCCTGCGAGTTCGGGGGTTTCTCGTCGCGCCCCGCGAGATCCAGTCGGCGGTCGAGGACCACCCCGATGTCCGCTCGTGCGAGGTCGTCGGCGCGCCCCACCCGCGCCACGGTGAGGTAGCGGTCGCGTTCGTCGTCCCCGCGAACGACGAGGTGAACGCGGGGGAACTCGAGGAGTTCCTCGATTCCCGCGTGGCCGACTACAAGGTCCCCGAAGCGTTCGAGTTCGTCGACGAGTTCCCGACGACGGAGGGACCGAACGGCGAAAAAGTCCAGAAAACGGTGCTTCGCGAGCGAGTCGCAGACCGGTTCGACGCGTGAGGATTGCGTGTCGTCACGGCGATCCGCTGACGATGAGGGCCCCGTCTCGTCCGTCGATCCGATCCTCGTTCGTCGGCTCCGAAACCGATACAGCACCACCTCAGTACGATTATTTATATTATTATATGTTTGAATGACCGCCCACGTACAAATGAACGTAGAGAAGTTTCTGTGCCGATTTTATCGGTTTCTTCGATCGGGACCTGTGGTATACATCATGACATAACGCTTTTCTCCCGACCTGAGAGAGGATCTGCTAATGGCACGACTCCTACGGGATGCGGTCTCGCTCACCGAGAGCCAACGGCTCGTTCGCTCGAGCATCCGCGACATCTGCTCTGACTTCGATCACGAGTACTGGCGTCGGCGAGCCGAGGAGGGAGAGTACCCCCGCGAGTTCGTCGACGCGTTGACCGACCACGGCTGGATGGGGATCCTACTGCCCGAGGAGTACGGCGGTGCCGGAATGGGTACCCAAGAAACCGTCGTCATGATGGAGGAGATTGCCGCCAACGGCGGCGGGTTCAGCGCCGCACAGGCGGTCCACGGCGGCGTCTACAACTCCGTCCCCATCGTCGAGTACGCCAGCGAGGAGATCAAACGGGACCTGCTCCCGAAGGTCGCCGACGGCGAGGCGTCGATCCAGGCCTTTGGCTTGACCGAGCCCAACGCGGGCTCGAACTCGCCGGCGATCGAGACGCGCGCAGAACGAGACGGAGACGAGTACGTCGTCAACGGCCAGAAGATCTGGACCTCCCGCGTCGACGTCTCCGACTACATCGTCCTCGTCGCGCGTACGACCCCGCTCGAGGAAGTCGACAAACGGACCCGCGGTATCTCGATGTTCCTCGTCGACTTGGAGGACGCGATGGACCAGGGGGCACTCGAGATGGAGGCGATCCCCAAGTCTGCCAGCGACTTCGTCCACTCCTTCGAGCTCTGGTTCGATGACCTGCGCGTCCCCGCGGAGAACCTGATCGGCGTCGAGGGCAACGGCTTCTATCAGGTGCTAGATGGCCTCAACGAGGAACGGCTCGTCATCGCCGCCGAGTGTCTCGGCCTCGGGCGGCTGGCGCTCGAGCGCGCGGTCCAATACGCCACCGACCGGGAGGTGTTCGACCGCCCGATCGGGAAGAACCAGGCGATCCAGCACCCGCTGGCGGAGGCCTACGCGCGGCTGCAGGCGGCCAAGCAGCTGACCTACAACGCGGCCGACCGGGCGGCCTCCGACGAGGACGTGGACCTGGGCGCGTACGCGAACGCGGCGAAGTTCCTCGCGGCGGACGCGGCCTACGAGGCGGCCGACGCGGCGGTCCAGACCCACGGCGGCTTCGGCATCGCGACGGAGTACGACGTCGAGCGCTACTTCCGCGAGGCCCGCCTGACGCGGCTGGTGCCGATCACCCAGCAACTCGCCTTGAACTACCTCGGCGAGAACGTACTCGGCCTGCCGCGTTCGTACTGATCGACGAGTACCCCGCGACCCGACCAATCTACGATTCACGCCAATGACGGACGACACTGACGACACCGAAACGGAGGAAGCGACGGAGAAGCGACTGGTAGAGGGCTGGCACGGCCGCTACTACGAGGACTTCGACGTGGGCGACATCTACAAACACCCCTTCGGTCGCACGGTCACCGAGACGGACAACGTCTGGATGACCAACGTGACGATGAACCTCAACCCGATGCACTTCAACGAGGCCTACGCCGAGGAGACGGAGTTCGGCGAGCGGCTGGTCGACGGCACCTTCGTTATCGCGCTGGCGGTCGGGATGAGCGTCATCGACATCTCGGTCAACGCGACGGCGAATCTCGGCTACGACGACATCCGCCACCACAACCCGGTCTACCACGGCGACACCATCTTCGCCGAGAGCGAGGTCCTGAGCAAGCGGGAACTCGAGTCCCGCGATCACGTCGGCATCGTCGAGACCGAACTGCGGGCGTACAACCAGGACGGCGACCTCGTGCTCAGCTTAGAGCGCACGCCAATGGTGTTGAAACGCGAGTACGCCGAGCCCTCCGCGGCGAAGCCGCCGGGCTGGCTCGAGGGAATCGGGACGCAGCCGGAGGACCTCTAGCCGTGTTCGCGCTCGACGATATCACGGTCGTGAGCCTCGAGAGCGGAGTCAGCGCGCCGCTGTGTACCCGCATGCTGGGTGACTTCGGCGCCGAGGTAATCAAGGTCGAGCGGCCGGACGTGGGCGACGTCAACCGCCACTGGGACTCGGTGGTGTACGGCGACTCGTCGGCCCACGCCTGGGTCGACCGGAACAAGCTGAGCGTCGAGTTGAACTTGAAAAGCGAGGACGGGACCGCGATCTTCCACGAACTCGCCGCGGAGGCCGACGTGATCGTCCAAAACTACTCGCCGGGCGTCGTCGAACGCCTCGGCGTGGGCTACGACGATATTGCCGAGAGCAACGAGGACGTCATTTACCTCAACGTCTCGGGCTACGGTCGGAGCGGGCCCTACAGCGATCGCAAGGCCTACGACATGGTCATGCAGGGCGAGACCGGCCTCATTCTGATGAACGGCTCGCCGGACGCCCCCGCGAAGATTCCCCTGAGCGTCTGTGACATCAACGCTGCGACCTACGGCACGATCGCCACGCTACTCGCGCTGTTCCACCGCGAGCGCACCGGCGAGGGGCAGGAACTCGACGTGACGATGTTCGGCGGGATGCTCTCGTGGCTCGGCTACTTCCCCCACAAGTACTGGCACAACGACGAGCAGCCGGAACGCATCGGGATGCGCCACCACCTGCTGACCCCCTACGGCCCTCACGAGACGGCCGACGACCAGTACGTCAACTTCGCCATCCTGAGCGAAGCCCACTGGGAACTGCTCTGCGAGGCCGTCCTCGAGCGCCCCGACCTGCTCGCGGACGAGCGCTTCGCGGACAACGAGAGCCGGGTTGAGAACCGCGACACGCTCGAGCCGCTGCTCGAGGACCTGATCGCCGAGCGGCCGCGTGACTACTGGGCCGAGCGGCTGGCCGAAGCGGGCATCCCGTGGGGCGACGTGAACCAGCTAGACGAAGTGCTCGACCACCCCCAGACCGAGCATCTCGACCTCGTGAAGGAACTCGAGACCGAGGACGGCCCGGTGCCGTACGTCGACAATCCGATCGACACCGACGCGCTCGAGTTCGCGGCCGAGCCGATGCCGGATCTCGGCGAACACACCGACGAGGTGCTCGACGCGCTCGGCTACTCGAGCGAGGAGATCGACGCGCTCCGGGAGAACGATGTGGTCTGAGCGTCGGCGGGCCGCTCGATCGGCCCGAACGGAATTCGAGAGAGCGTCGGTCGCCGTGACCGGCGGGAACGGTTATCCGCGTGGGCCTCGGAGGGAGCCGCGATGACCGGCTCCCCCTCGAGCGAAGTGACCGAAGACCTTGCCTCGTTCGTCGCCGCGCTCACGGCCGACGACGTTCCCGACGGGGCGCTTCGCACCGCCGAACGGGCGGTTCTCGATACCGTCGGCGTGACGCTCGCCGGCGCGGACGCCGAGGCGGGCGGGATCGCGACGGCTGCCGTGACCGCGGACGGCGATGCCGGCGAGACGACGGTTCTCGGCCGCGACGAGCGACTGCCCCTGTCCGACGCCGTCTTCGCGAACGCGACCGCAGGCCACGCGCTGGACTTCGACGACGTGGCACTGGCGGCGATGGACGGCCATCCGAGCGTGCCGATGGTCGCCCCCCTGCTGGCCGTCGGCGAGCGCGAAGGGGCGTCCGGACTGGAGCTACTGACGGCCTTCGTCGCCGGCTTCGAGGCGCAGAACTACCTCTCGAGGCCGATCAGCCCCGGCCACTACGAAGGGGGCTGGCACGCCAC
Proteins encoded in this window:
- a CDS encoding CaiB/BaiF CoA transferase family protein yields the protein MFALDDITVVSLESGVSAPLCTRMLGDFGAEVIKVERPDVGDVNRHWDSVVYGDSSAHAWVDRNKLSVELNLKSEDGTAIFHELAAEADVIVQNYSPGVVERLGVGYDDIAESNEDVIYLNVSGYGRSGPYSDRKAYDMVMQGETGLILMNGSPDAPAKIPLSVCDINAATYGTIATLLALFHRERTGEGQELDVTMFGGMLSWLGYFPHKYWHNDEQPERIGMRHHLLTPYGPHETADDQYVNFAILSEAHWELLCEAVLERPDLLADERFADNESRVENRDTLEPLLEDLIAERPRDYWAERLAEAGIPWGDVNQLDEVLDHPQTEHLDLVKELETEDGPVPYVDNPIDTDALEFAAEPMPDLGEHTDEVLDALGYSSEEIDALRENDVV